The Mycolicibacterium flavescens genomic interval CGGCCTGGTGTGGCGACTGGTCGAACCCGGTGATCTGCAGGCCGAGGCGCGGTCCTGGGCGCGCACGCTCACCGAGGCGGCACCGCTGGCGCAGCGCGCCACCAAGGAGGTGGCCTGGCGCACGGCCAACATGGGCTGGATCGAGTCGGTCCGGTTCGGCGAGACGATGCGCAAGGTGGCCGCTGCGACCGAGGATGTGCACGAGGGCATCAGAGCGTGGCGGGAGAAGCGGACACCGCGCTGGCGCGGTCGCTGAGTACATCTTCAGTTGCGCGCCGCCACTGCCGGGCCACGGTTCCCGACCGCATGCTCACGCGCGGCGAAGCGTCAGCAGGGTGATCTCACTGGGCGCGAACACCCGCAACGGCGGACCCCAGAAGCCTGTGCCGCGACTGGTATACAGCTGCGTGCGATCACCATGGCGACTCAGGCCGTGCACCACCGGCTGCTCCAGTCGGACAAGGATATTGAACGGCCAGATCTGGCCGCCGTGTGTGTGCCCCGAGACTTGGAGATCGACACCGGCCCGCGCCGCGTGGGCGACCTGCTTGGGTTGGTGCGCCAACAGAAGGACGGGTAGTGCGCGGTCGGCACCGGCCAGCGCCGTGTCGAGATCTGCCCCGTGCCCCACCAGACCGGAGGACCGCGCGGTGGCGTCGTCGACGCCGGCGACGATCATTCGGTCACCGCCGCGCTCGACCACGACGTGCCGGTTGTGCAGTGCGTCCCAGCCGATGCGCTGCATATAGTCGAGCCAGCCCTGCGCCTTGCCGAAGTACTCGTGGTTGCCGGTGACGTACACCCGGGCCAACGTCGCCTGCACCGCGGCCAGCGGGCTTGCCTGGGCCTCCCGCTTCTCGACCGTTCCGTCGGCGATGTCACCGACGTGGCCGACCACATCCGCGTCGAGTTCGTTGACGCGCTTGACCACCGCGGCCGACCAGCGAGCGCGGTCGATCGGCCCGTAATGCGTGTCGGTGATCAGCGCGACGCGCAGCCCGTCCAGGCCGCGGCCCAGCCCGTCGATTGCGACGTCGACCTTCTTGACCCGGGGCAGGCGCATCGCTTCGACGAAGCCCCAGACCAGCAGTGCCACAGCGACCGCCAACACCACGCAGGCCACGACCCTCGCCCGCGTCGGATTGTCGACCCCCGCGGCGAACAGGACCCACCCCAACGCCTGACCCAGCACCGCCCAGGTGAACAGCACCCACGCGACCCCGAGCAGGGCATCCCCGACGGCGGCGGCCCAGTCGAGGTGGCGACCGTGACCGAGCGTCATCAACACCGGCATCGCCACAAAGGCCACGGCGAAGGCAAGCGTCCCGACAATGACGACGGCTCTCGGCCAGGCCGCACCCGAGGCCAGCAGCGTCCACCACGGCACACCGAACAGCAGCAGCGTGATGGCGAGCGCGATGACCATCCGCCGCCAACGCCGCGGCGAGCGTCGTGGCGGCGCGGCCGAGTCCACCACTTCAGCCGGAGTGTCCGTCATCGCGCGTCGACCTTCCGTTCTCGGCTCCAAGGAACGCAATCGACGCTACCGACGCTCTCGCGACTCATGAGGCATCCGCATCCGCATCCTGTCGCTCATCCTGCAGACGGTCCTTGCTGCGCAGCAGACGAAGCAGCGTGACGAGCACCAGACCGCCTACCACGTTGCCGACGACCGTGTAGGCGAACCACGTCGCCCAGTCGCCGTACCCGAACGGGGCGCCGGCGATGAGCGCACCAAAGATCAGCAGCGAGTCCAGGATCGAATGGAACATCTGCAGCCCGGCCAACAGGAAGCCGCCTGCGACCGCCGCGGCGATCTTGCCGAACGTCGACTCGGTGCCGTGCTGCATGCGCGTCATCAGCGTGATGACCATGCCGCCCAGCAGTGACAGCGCGACCGTCTCCGCTGAGATCGGGGCGGTGGCGAAGTGGGTGCCCGACTCGATCGTCTGCGCATGCAGTTTCGGGAAGCCCGTCATGATCAGCCACATGATCGCCCAGCCCCCAACGAGATTGGCGATCAGCGTTCCGATCCACAACTTCAGCAGCTGCCCGACGCTGGCGCGTTTGGCCACGACCGTGGTGACCGGCACCAGGAACCCTTCGGTGAACAGCTCGCTGCGGCCGAGCAGCAGCGCGAGGAATCCGATCGAGAACGCGAGACCGGCGAGCAGGTGGTTGTGGGTGGTGGCCAACACCGACAGGTAGGCCAGGACGCCCACCGCGACCTCGGTGCCGCCGAAGAAGCCGGTGACCAGCACTTCGCGCCATGCCCGGTGCAGGCGTTGGGTGCCCTCGTCGACCATCCTCTGGAAGGCGCCCTCCAACTCGTCCTCGATCGGGCTGTCGGAATCGCCCACCTGCCGCCGCTGCGTCTCATTCTCATCCATGTGCGGGTCCTTCCCGATTCGATGACGGTCAGGGGTACCCGTCCCCCGCCGCCCCGAAGCCTCCGCGGATTACTGGCGCCCCGGCGCATTGTTGTCGGCCGGCCACAACGGAGGACGTCGATGTTGTCGTTTCTCGGCAAAGCTCGCAGGTCAGATGGGGTCCACGATGGGAGGAGTAGGACGCAGCCCCCGTAGTGAGAGGAGATGACGGTGCGCAGCCCGCATGGCGACGATCACCCCCAGACGGCTGTCCGGTTGGGTGACGACCAGGAGTGGGCCACCTTCACCCTCCGCATGCCCCGGTGGTCGACGCTGGCGCGGTTGAGGGGAGACAATCCGCTGGTCCGCTCCGTGGATCGGATCGAGGCGCTGATCATGACCTTGGTCGTCGCCCTGTCCGTTCTCGCCGTGCCGATCGCCGGCGCCGTCGGAACCGCGCTGTTCGACTCCAAGCGCGCGGCTCCCCATGCGGCGATGGAAGCGGTCACGGCCGGCGCACTCGTCCTGCTCGCGGTCCTCGGAACGGCCGCAGCTGTTCTCGTGATCACCCGCACGGTGTGCAACCGCGCCCGCTCCGCCAGGTGGCAGCGCGGCCTCGACAGCCTGATCGACGGTCGGGGCCAGGCTCGTATGCAGTAGCTGACCGGGCGTGCGTGCGGCGCCCCCCTCCCATGTCCCAACGGGAAACCCGCCGGTGTCGCGATTCGTGATTTACACCGGGCCTTTCGGGCCCAACCATGGACCCAGCTAGCCAGGAGAGGCGGTTGGGATGACGATCAGTGTGGCCGAGCGCGCGGAACTGCGTTCGGCGGTCCGCGAGCTGCTGGATGACAGGTGCACCGAGGACGACGTGCGCGCGGTGATGACCTCCGACGACGGCTTCGACCGCGACCTGTGGCACCAGCTCGCCGAGCAGGGCTTGCTCGGCATGCTCGTCGACGACGAACTCGGCGGTCTGGGCTTCGGCGCACTCGAGCTCGAGGCCGTCGCCGAGGAGACGGGCGCCGCACTTCTGCCCGCACCGTTCATCTCCAGCGCGGTGTTGACGGTCGCGCTCATCTCGGCCGCAGGCTCCGACGAAGACAAGCGACGACTCCTGCCGCCACTCGCCGACGGCACGGCGATCGGCACGGTCGCGATCACCGGACCGTCCGGCACTTGGACGGCCGAGGGCGTCGACGTCCAAGCCGGCGCCGACGGCAGTCTCACCGGCGCCGCCCACTACGTCACCTGGGGTCAGGCGGCCGATGTCCTGCTCGTGGTCGCGCGCACCAGCGACGGCGTCGGCGTCTTCGAGGTGGCGCCGGACGCCACCGGTTTCACCCGCACCGCGGTGACGGTTTTCGACCCGACCGTGCGGCTGTCGACGTTCACCTTCGCGGCTACACCCGCGCGGCGGCTCGGCACCGCCGGATGGGACGCCGTACAGGAGGCCCTGGATCTCGCCGTGATCGCGTCGGCCGGTGAGCAGGTCGGCGGCTCCCGCCGGCTCTTCGACATCACCGTCGACTACCTCAAGACGCGCGTCCAGTTCGGCCGCCAGATCGGCAGCTTCCAGGCGCTCAAGCACATGGCCGCCGACCTCCTGATCGAGGTCGAGAACGCGACATCGGCCGCCCAGCACGCCGCCGCCGAGAAGGCCGCGCGAAGTGAAACCTCCGACGGTGCAGTCGCATTGGCCGGTTTCGCCTGCGCCGAGGCCTACGAGACCGTCGCCATGAACGCGATCCAGATGCACGGCGGCATCGGTTTCACCTGGGAGCACCCCGCCCACCTGTTCCTGCGCAGGGCGCGCACCGGCCTGCAGTTGTTCGGCGGCCCGCGCCTGCATCGCGAGCGCTACCTCGTCTCGAAAGGTGCCTGACATGACCAGCCTTCCCACCGCCGACGAGCTGCGCGCCGAGGTCCGGGAGTGGTTGCGCGACAACTGGGCTCCACTTCCTAAGTCCGACGACCCGTGGGCGTCTTCGCCCGAGCGGATCGCCTGGCTGGAGAAGGTGCTCGACGCCGGCTACGCCGTGCCCACCTATCCCACCGAGTGGTTCGGCCGCGGATATCCGAGTGACCTCGCGGCCGTCATCGGCCAGGAGTTCTCGGCGATCAAGGCGCCGGGATCGCGGCAGGACAAGTACAACATCCCGGCCAACACCACGCTCAAACTCGGCACCGAGAGAATCAAACAGGACCTGCTGCGCGACTTCTTGGTCGAGCGGTCGCGCACGTGCCTGCTCTACAGCGAACCGGGCGCCGGTTCCGACCTGGCCAGCGTGCGCACCACCGCGGTCCGCGACGGTGACCAGTGGGTGGTCAACGGTCAGAAGGTGTGGACGTCGGGTGCGCTCACCGCCGATTACGCCCTGCTTCTGGCCCGCACCGACTGGGATGTGCCCAAGCACAAGGGGCTGAGCCTGTTCATCATGCCGATGAAGCAGCCCGGCATCGAGGTGCGCCCGCTGGTGCAGATCACCGGCGAATCGCACTTCAACGAGGTGTTCATCAACGACGCGACCGTCTCCGACGACTACCTGCTGGGCGGCGAGGGCAACGGATGGCGGGCGCTGCAGACCGCGCTGGCCTACGAACGCTCCATCATGGGCGACAGTGGCCGCGGCTCGCGTAACCGCAAGGCGGACAGCCTGATCGAACTCGCTCGCGAGCACGGCGTGCTCGACGACCCCGCGGTGCGCTACCCGCTGGCGAAGGTGCTGGCGATGCGGGAGCTGAACCGGCTCAACAACGCACGCGCGAAAGCCGCGACGACACAAGGCACGTCCAGTTCGATCATGTCGCTGGGCAAGCTCGCGATGTCGAAGATCCTGCACACCGAGGCGGCGATGAAGACACAGATCATCGGTGCGCAGGCGTTGTTGGCCGGCCCCGAGAATCCGGTGGCCGACGACGTCAACTTCTTGACGCTCAACGCGTTCTTCACCTCGATCGGCGGTGGGACCGATCAGATTCAGCGCAACATCATCGGCGAGCGCGTGCTCGGGCTGCCCAAGGAGCCCGAGGCCGACCGCGACATCCCCTTCCGTCAGGCCCGCAGGAGCTGATCTGTGATCCGCGCCGCCGCATACGATCCGCCGTTGTCAGGGACGCGGATCCTCGACCTGAGCTCGGGCCCGATGAGCGCCGTCGGCCGACTGCTCGCCGACCTCGGGGCGCGCGTGACCGTGCTGCGCCTGCTGGGTGTGACCGACGACGACGTGGTGGGTCCGCGCGTCGCAGGGGTGCCGATGCAGACCGCCATCAACCGGCACGGCATGGAGACGGTCGAGCTGGATTCGTCGACCGCGGCGGGCCGAGACAAGTTCGCGAAAATGCTTGTCGGAGCCGACATCCTGATCGAGAACACCCGGCCGGGGTCGCTCGCCGAGGCGACGCTGGCGGTGCGTGAGATCCGTAGGCAGCACCCGCAGCTGGTGATCCTGTCGCTCAGCGACTTCGGCCGCGACAACGACTACCGCACCTGGCAGGGCACCGGCCCGGTGTTCCACGCCTTGTCCAGCGAGCTGTCGCGCTCCGGCATACCCGGCCGCGAGCCGTTGGTACCGCCTGCCGACTTGCCCCACCACGTGGCCGCCGCGCAGGCCGCGGTGATGACCATCGCCGTCTACCTGGACCGTCTGCGCACCGGCGAGGGCGACCTGATCGACTTCTCGATCCTCGACGGGGCCATGCAGACGCTCGACCCGCCGTTCGGCTCGGCGGGCAGCGCATCGGCGGGCGTCGCGGTCAAGATGCAGCAACGCGACTGGGATGCCGAACGCCAGCGCTATCCGATCATCCCCTGCAAGGACGGCCATGTCCGCATCTGCATCCTGGCCAAACGGCAGTGGCGCGGAATGTTCACGTGGATGGGCAGCCCCGAGGAGTTCGCCGACCCCTCTTACGACAAACTCGGAAAGCGGTTCCGCTCACCGCATCTGCTCGACGCCATCGCCCGCTTCTGCGCCGACAAGACCCGTGCCGAGCTCGAGTCCCAGGGCCAGGCCCACGGTGTTCCCACCGCGGCGGTGCTGACCCTGTCGGAGGCGTTGACCGCCGAACACTTCAGCGCGCGTGGCTTTTTCCGCGACGTGGAGCTTGCGCCCGGCGTGGTGGCCCCGATCCCGGTCGGCGTCAGTGAGATCGACGGACACCGCGCCAGCGCACTCGACTCGGACTCCGAGGGGTCCGAACGTCTCACCGCCGCTCCACTGTTGGCAGGCCGGCAGCGAAGAGGCGAGGGGAGGCCGCTGGAAGGGATACGCGTCCTCGATCTCGGAGTCATCGTCGTCGGTGCCGATACCGGCCGGCTCTTCGGTGATCTGGGCGCCGACGTCGTCAAGATCGAACACTCCGCCCATCCCGACGGGCTGCGCGTCGGCAAGCTCACCACGATGACCCAGCCGTTCGCCGCTGGGCACCGCAACAAGCGCTCGATCGGACTCGACCTGCGCACACAGGAGGGCCTCGGGCTCGCGCACCGCCTGGTGCGGGACGCCGATGTGGTGCTGACGAATTTCAAGCCCGGCGTCGCCGAAGCGCTGGGCATGGATTACGCAACGTTGCGACGCATCAACCCGGGCATCGTGGTGGTGGACAGTTCTGCGTTCGGTCCCGACGGCCCGTGGGCCAAACGCCTGGGCTACGGGCCGCTGGTCCGCGCCGCAGTCGGGTTCACGAGCCAGTGGGTGTACCCGGGTGAGCCCGAGACCTTCTGCGACACCGTGACGGTCTACCCCGACCACGTGGCGGCCAGGATCGGCGCCCTGTCCGCGATCGCGTTGCTGCTGCGCCGGGAACGCACCGGCGAGGGCGGGTCGGCGAGCATCGCGCAGGCCGAGGTGATGCTGAGCCACGTCGCCGCCGACATCGCCGCCGATGCGCTCGAGCGTGCGGGCCATCCCCGCTCCTGCGCGGAACGCGGGGCGCCGTGGGGACTGTTCCCGGCCGCGGGCGAGCACAAGTGGATCGCGATCACCGTGCGTGACGCCGCCGAGTTGCAGGCACTGCGCTGGGTCATCGGCCTGCCCGGTGATGGTGAGATCGACCTCGACGCGGTGCGCGCCTGGACATCCCGGCATTCGCGCACCGAGGCGATGGAACGGCTGCAGGCCGCGGGTGTGCCCGCGGGCGCTGTGATGCACGCCGACGAGCTCCCGTCCTGGGGGTACTACGAGCAACGGCGGTCGTTCCGCGAGGAGCTTCATCCGCACGCAGACGTCCCGTTCACGATGGAGAACGTGCAGATCCACTGCGATCACGTCGCCGATCCGCCGTTACGCCAAGCCCCCCTCATCGGGGAGCAGACCGCCGAGATCGCCACGGAACTTCTCGGTCTGAGCCCCACGGAGATCGAGTCGCTGCACCGGCGCGGAGTGCTCGAGACCACCAACGGCGACGTGCACGCCTGACGGGCCCACACCGGTGATCTCGTAGCATTCGGGGTACACGGCCACCCGTTCGAGACACCGCAGGAATCGACATCGACTTCACCAGGCTCAGGTATTTCGTCGCCGTCGCCGACGAACTGCACTTCAAGCGGGCCGCTGACAAGTTGATGATCACACCGCCCCCGCTGAGCAAGCAGATCAAACTCCTCGAGAAGGAGCTCGGCGG includes:
- the frc_18 gene encoding putative acyl-CoA transferase/carnitine dehydratase, yielding MIRAAAYDPPLSGTRILDLSSGPMSAVGRLLADLGARVTVLRLLGVTDDDVVGPRVAGVPMQTAINRHGMETVELDSSTAAGRDKFAKMLVGADILIENTRPGSLAEATLAVREIRRQHPQLVILSLSDFGRDNDYRTWQGTGPVFHALSSELSRSGIPGREPLVPPADLPHHVAAAQAAVMTIAVYLDRLRTGEGDLIDFSILDGAMQTLDPPFGSAGSASAGVAVKMQQRDWDAERQRYPIIPCKDGHVRICILAKRQWRGMFTWMGSPEEFADPSYDKLGKRFRSPHLLDAIARFCADKTRAELESQGQAHGVPTAAVLTLSEALTAEHFSARGFFRDVELAPGVVAPIPVGVSEIDGHRASALDSDSEGSERLTAAPLLAGRQRRGEGRPLEGIRVLDLGVIVVGADTGRLFGDLGADVVKIEHSAHPDGLRVGKLTTMTQPFAAGHRNKRSIGLDLRTQEGLGLAHRLVRDADVVLTNFKPGVAEALGMDYATLRRINPGIVVVDSSAFGPDGPWAKRLGYGPLVRAAVGFTSQWVYPGEPETFCDTVTVYPDHVAARIGALSAIALLLRRERTGEGGSASIAQAEVMLSHVAADIAADALERAGHPRSCAERGAPWGLFPAAGEHKWIAITVRDAAELQALRWVIGLPGDGEIDLDAVRAWTSRHSRTEAMERLQAAGVPAGAVMHADELPSWGYYEQRRSFREELHPHADVPFTMENVQIHCDHVADPPLRQAPLIGEQTAEIATELLGLSPTEIESLHRRGVLETTNGDVHA
- a CDS encoding transmembrane protein, whose product is MRSPHGDDHPQTAVRLGDDQEWATFTLRMPRWSTLARLRGDNPLVRSVDRIEALIMTLVVALSVLAVPIAGAVGTALFDSKRAAPHAAMEAVTAGALVLLAVLGTAAAVLVITRTVCNRARSARWQRGLDSLIDGRGQARMQ
- a CDS encoding acyl-CoA dehydrogenase domain-containing protein: MTISVAERAELRSAVRELLDDRCTEDDVRAVMTSDDGFDRDLWHQLAEQGLLGMLVDDELGGLGFGALELEAVAEETGAALLPAPFISSAVLTVALISAAGSDEDKRRLLPPLADGTAIGTVAITGPSGTWTAEGVDVQAGADGSLTGAAHYVTWGQAADVLLVVARTSDGVGVFEVAPDATGFTRTAVTVFDPTVRLSTFTFAATPARRLGTAGWDAVQEALDLAVIASAGEQVGGSRRLFDITVDYLKTRVQFGRQIGSFQALKHMAADLLIEVENATSAAQHAAAEKAARSETSDGAVALAGFACAEAYETVAMNAIQMHGGIGFTWEHPAHLFLRRARTGLQLFGGPRLHRERYLVSKGA
- the yfdC gene encoding formate/nitrate transporter, whose translation is MDENETQRRQVGDSDSPIEDELEGAFQRMVDEGTQRLHRAWREVLVTGFFGGTEVAVGVLAYLSVLATTHNHLLAGLAFSIGFLALLLGRSELFTEGFLVPVTTVVAKRASVGQLLKLWIGTLIANLVGGWAIMWLIMTGFPKLHAQTIESGTHFATAPISAETVALSLLGGMVITLMTRMQHGTESTFGKIAAAVAGGFLLAGLQMFHSILDSLLIFGALIAGAPFGYGDWATWFAYTVVGNVVGGLVLVTLLRLLRSKDRLQDERQDADADAS
- a CDS encoding metallophosphoesterase encodes the protein MTDTPAEVVDSAAPPRRSPRRWRRMVIALAITLLLFGVPWWTLLASGAAWPRAVVIVGTLAFAVAFVAMPVLMTLGHGRHLDWAAAVGDALLGVAWVLFTWAVLGQALGWVLFAAGVDNPTRARVVACVVLAVAVALLVWGFVEAMRLPRVKKVDVAIDGLGRGLDGLRVALITDTHYGPIDRARWSAAVVKRVNELDADVVGHVGDIADGTVEKREAQASPLAAVQATLARVYVTGNHEYFGKAQGWLDYMQRIGWDALHNRHVVVERGGDRMIVAGVDDATARSSGLVGHGADLDTALAGADRALPVLLLAHQPKQVAHAARAGVDLQVSGHTHGGQIWPFNILVRLEQPVVHGLSRHGDRTQLYTSRGTGFWGPPLRVFAPSEITLLTLRRA
- the bbsG_13 gene encoding acyl-CoA dehydrogenase, producing MTSLPTADELRAEVREWLRDNWAPLPKSDDPWASSPERIAWLEKVLDAGYAVPTYPTEWFGRGYPSDLAAVIGQEFSAIKAPGSRQDKYNIPANTTLKLGTERIKQDLLRDFLVERSRTCLLYSEPGAGSDLASVRTTAVRDGDQWVVNGQKVWTSGALTADYALLLARTDWDVPKHKGLSLFIMPMKQPGIEVRPLVQITGESHFNEVFINDATVSDDYLLGGEGNGWRALQTALAYERSIMGDSGRGSRNRKADSLIELAREHGVLDDPAVRYPLAKVLAMRELNRLNNARAKAATTQGTSSSIMSLGKLAMSKILHTEAAMKTQIIGAQALLAGPENPVADDVNFLTLNAFFTSIGGGTDQIQRNIIGERVLGLPKEPEADRDIPFRQARRS